From the genome of Phaeodactylum tricornutum CCAP 1055/1 chromosome 13, whole genome shotgun sequence, one region includes:
- a CDS encoding predicted protein: MEQCSFIARAGLGIARAIEFLHQHNIIYRDLKPQNVGFGVDGKVRLFDFGLARKVLPENSKRRLSGSAGTARYMAPEVSLHESYSFPADVYSFAILLWQICTLEKPFA; the protein is encoded by the coding sequence ATGGAACAATGCAGTTTTATTGCCCGCGCCGGTCTCGGCATCGCTCGCGCAATCGAATTTTTGCATCAGCACAACATAATTTACCGCGATCTGAAGCCCCAAAACGTTGGTTTTGGAGTAGACGGTAAAGTACGATTGTTTGACTTTGGGCTCGCCCGCAAGGTGCTTCCCGAAAATTCAAAGCGCCGCTTGAGTGGATCGGCCGGCACTGCCCGGTATATGGCTCCAGAAGTATCGCTTCATGAGAGCTACAGCTTTCCGGCCGATGTTTATTCCTTTGCAATCCTTCTTTGGCAAATTTGTACTTTGGAAAAGCCCTTCGCA